One stretch of Vogesella indigofera DNA includes these proteins:
- a CDS encoding succinylglutamate desuccinylase/aspartoacylase domain-containing protein, which translates to MHIQNHTLPGVMPGTQHVLNSYHFGKEGSGPHVYLQAGLHADELPGVVLLHRLCRRLELLEGEGRIRGRLTVVPMANPQGMTQHLQGQHSGRFDGVSAENFNRHYPDLSDAAAARLDATADSAKVRQALRQALVAQPAVSTIDALRHTLFDMALQADMVLDVHCDSEAVLHLYGNNRHQAAAGELAGFLQAGATLLCDEAGGMSFDDAVVQNWRRLEQRLGVTLAIPLALTVELRGVADVEDRLAARDEGGLLAWLRWVGVLEGEKVAPPQAPQAATPLAGVETIVAPHGGVVVYQATPGQVLVAGSRIGYLLNPLDGSQTPLLSQRGGYFYARVANRLATTGAELVFLAGAGVWRNGNLLSA; encoded by the coding sequence ATGCATATCCAGAACCATACCCTGCCGGGCGTCATGCCTGGCACGCAGCATGTACTGAACAGCTACCACTTTGGCAAAGAGGGGAGCGGCCCGCATGTCTACCTGCAGGCGGGACTGCATGCAGATGAATTGCCAGGAGTCGTACTGCTGCATCGCCTGTGCCGCCGGCTGGAGTTACTGGAGGGAGAAGGCCGCATTCGCGGCCGGCTGACGGTGGTGCCGATGGCCAATCCGCAAGGCATGACCCAGCACCTGCAGGGACAGCACTCCGGCCGTTTTGACGGAGTCAGTGCCGAAAACTTCAATCGCCATTACCCGGACCTGAGTGACGCCGCCGCGGCACGGCTGGATGCGACAGCGGATAGTGCCAAGGTGCGCCAGGCGCTGCGGCAGGCATTGGTTGCGCAGCCGGCGGTCAGCACAATCGATGCCTTGCGTCACACCCTGTTCGATATGGCCTTGCAGGCAGATATGGTGCTGGATGTGCATTGCGACAGCGAAGCCGTGCTGCACCTTTATGGCAATAACCGGCATCAGGCGGCGGCGGGTGAGCTGGCCGGTTTTCTGCAGGCCGGGGCCACCTTGCTGTGCGACGAGGCCGGTGGCATGTCGTTCGATGATGCGGTGGTGCAGAACTGGCGCCGGCTGGAGCAGCGGCTGGGCGTGACGCTGGCGATTCCGCTGGCGCTGACGGTCGAGCTGCGCGGGGTGGCGGATGTCGAGGACAGGCTGGCGGCGCGTGACGAAGGCGGCCTGCTGGCATGGCTGCGCTGGGTCGGCGTGCTGGAGGGCGAGAAAGTGGCGCCACCGCAGGCGCCGCAAGCCGCAACGCCATTGGCCGGGGTCGAGACCATCGTGGCGCCGCATGGTGGCGTGGTGGTGTACCAGGCGACACCGGGGCAGGTCTTGGTTGCCGGCTCGCGTATTGGTTATCTGCTCAATCCGCTGGATGGTAGCCAGACGCCTTTGCTCAGCCAACGTGGCGGCTATTTCTATGCCCGTGTCGCCAACCGGCTGGCGACGACGGGGGCGGAACTGGTGTTTCTTGCCGGCGCCGGTGTCTGGCGCAATGGTAACTTGCTGTCGGCGTAA
- a CDS encoding arginine N-succinyltransferase — MLIVRPVRISDLPVIETMAVDSGIGVTSLPNNREKLYEKIQTSLGAFEHEAVAGTGREYYMFVLEDDGQVVGTASISASAGFEEPFYSYRSETMVHASRALKVNNRIHVLNMCHDLTGMVQLLGFYCRPNLSLRALELLSRARLLYMAAARERFGRRILVEMQGILDANAQSPFWDAIGRRFFNMDFPQVEQAFAQRSKTFIAELMPTYPIYVPLLPDQAQNAIGQIHPDFERPFNILSREGFEADNYIDIFDGGAVLTAEVDQLFSMRQQLRAQVEVAPVLPEGAEEMVISNHRSDQFALAQAHASLVDDVLFITPDTARALSLASGQIACVAPLLQAEQGRVAA, encoded by the coding sequence ATGTTGATCGTGCGTCCAGTACGCATTTCCGATCTGCCAGTCATTGAAACAATGGCGGTGGACAGCGGGATTGGCGTCACCAGCTTGCCGAACAATCGGGAAAAGCTCTACGAAAAAATCCAGACCTCGCTCGGCGCCTTCGAGCACGAGGCGGTGGCCGGTACCGGCCGTGAATACTATATGTTCGTGCTGGAAGACGACGGCCAGGTGGTCGGCACCGCGTCGATCAGCGCCTCCGCCGGCTTTGAAGAGCCGTTCTACAGCTACCGCAGCGAAACCATGGTGCACGCCTCGCGCGCGCTGAAGGTGAACAACCGCATCCACGTGCTGAACATGTGCCACGACCTGACCGGCATGGTGCAGCTGCTCGGCTTCTACTGCCGGCCCAACCTGTCGCTGCGCGCGCTGGAATTGCTGTCGCGCGCCCGACTCCTCTATATGGCGGCCGCACGCGAGCGTTTCGGCCGTCGCATCCTGGTCGAGATGCAGGGCATTCTCGACGCCAACGCGCAGTCGCCGTTCTGGGACGCCATCGGTCGCCGCTTCTTCAATATGGACTTCCCGCAGGTGGAGCAGGCCTTCGCCCAGCGCAGCAAGACCTTTATTGCCGAGCTGATGCCGACCTACCCGATCTACGTGCCGCTGCTGCCGGATCAGGCGCAAAACGCCATCGGCCAGATCCACCCCGATTTCGAGCGTCCGTTCAACATCCTCAGCCGCGAAGGCTTCGAGGCCGACAACTACATCGACATCTTTGACGGCGGCGCGGTGCTGACCGCCGAGGTCGACCAGCTGTTCAGCATGCGCCAGCAGCTGCGGGCGCAGGTTGAAGTGGCGCCGGTGCTGCCGGAAGGCGCTGAAGAGATGGTGATTTCCAATCATCGCAGCGACCAGTTCGCCCTGGCGCAGGCACACGCCAGCCTGGTGGACGACGTGTTGTTCATCACACCGGATACCGCGCGCGCGCTGTCGCTCGCCAGCGGCCAGATCGCCTGTGTCGCGCCGCTATTGCAAGCAGAACAAGGGAGGGTTGCAGCATGA
- a CDS encoding aspartate aminotransferase family protein, protein MSTNVTRDTFDQVMVPNYAPAGFIPVKAAGSRVWDQQGREFIDFAGGIAVNSLGHCHPELVAALTEQANKVWHLSNVFTNEPALELASLLTETTFAERVFLCNSGAEANEAAFKLARKYAADHYSADKHEIISCTNSFHGRTVFTVNVGGQPKYTEGFGPNPAGITHVPFNDIDALKAAISDKTCAVVIEPVQGEGGVLPATQAYLDAARELCNQHNALLVFDEVQTGVGRTGSLYAYQEYNVTPDILSSAKGLGGGFPVGAILTTSEIAKSLGVGTHGTTYGGNPLASAVAKKVIEIVSRPEVLAGVRAKHQRFVDGLNAINAKYNVFKEIRGMGLLIGAVVSDEFAGRAREFLKAAEAKQLMVLVAGLSVVRFAPSLVIEDKDIDEGLARFDAAIAELVAANRA, encoded by the coding sequence ATGAGCACCAACGTTACCCGCGATACCTTTGATCAGGTCATGGTCCCGAACTACGCACCGGCAGGTTTCATCCCGGTCAAGGCGGCCGGCTCCCGCGTGTGGGATCAGCAAGGTCGTGAATTCATCGATTTTGCTGGCGGTATTGCGGTTAATTCTCTGGGGCACTGCCATCCGGAGCTGGTTGCCGCGCTGACCGAGCAAGCCAACAAGGTCTGGCACCTGTCCAACGTGTTCACCAACGAGCCGGCGCTGGAACTGGCCTCGCTGCTGACCGAAACCACCTTTGCCGAGCGCGTGTTCCTGTGCAACTCCGGCGCCGAGGCCAACGAGGCCGCGTTCAAGCTGGCGCGCAAATACGCCGCTGACCACTACAGCGCCGACAAGCACGAGATCATTTCCTGCACCAACTCCTTCCACGGCCGTACGGTGTTCACCGTCAACGTCGGTGGCCAGCCGAAGTACACCGAAGGTTTCGGCCCGAACCCTGCCGGCATCACCCACGTGCCGTTCAACGACATCGACGCGCTGAAGGCCGCCATTTCTGACAAGACCTGCGCGGTGGTGATCGAGCCGGTACAGGGCGAAGGCGGCGTGCTGCCGGCTACCCAGGCCTACCTGGATGCGGCACGCGAACTGTGCAACCAGCACAATGCGCTCTTGGTGTTCGACGAAGTGCAGACCGGCGTCGGCCGTACCGGCTCGCTGTACGCTTACCAGGAATACAACGTGACCCCGGATATCCTGTCCTCGGCCAAAGGCCTGGGCGGCGGCTTCCCGGTGGGCGCGATCCTGACCACCAGCGAGATTGCCAAGAGCCTTGGCGTCGGCACCCACGGCACCACCTACGGCGGCAACCCGCTGGCATCGGCGGTGGCCAAGAAAGTGATCGAGATCGTCAGCCGTCCGGAAGTGCTGGCCGGCGTGCGTGCCAAGCACCAGCGTTTCGTCGATGGCCTGAACGCGATCAACGCCAAGTACAACGTGTTCAAGGAAATCCGCGGCATGGGTCTGCTGATCGGCGCCGTGGTGTCCGACGAGTTTGCCGGCCGCGCCCGTGAATTCCTGAAAGCCGCCGAAGCCAAACAGCTGATGGTGCTGGTTGCCGGCCTGTCGGTTGTGCGTTTTGCGCCGTCGCTGGTGATCGAAGACAAAGACATCGACGAAGGTCTGGCACGTTTCGATGCCGCCATCGCCGAACTGGTTGCTGCCAACCGCGCCTGA
- a CDS encoding NnrS family protein, with protein sequence MSPLPVLQRLAATPHRAAFLPGLLAALLLLAVWSSELLLRQQGASLHRELSPLQAHAALMLYGLFPFFMTGFILTAAPRWLNAASPARWRCVLIPLLLFTALLCALAALPGSHYWLAAAALLWLAALALLAQTMQQLLRQSSVSDRLHAQAVLAALLAGCGGLLAMLYWLLADVAAAWWWMRNLALWGFLLPVFLAVSHRMLPFFTQSVIAPYQVWRPRWLLLALLGGSWLYGVLAIAQLPLWPASLLLCGLSATCLYRWQSWRSRSVPLLAMLHLAFAWLPLAFLLLTLADFGLVSSLAGLHAVTVGFFITMLVGFASRVMLGHAGHPLQASRGLWWLYLLLHGVALLRVSADLLPAFALRGYVLAALSLLVGLLGWAWFGLPLLAKKRADGKPG encoded by the coding sequence ATGTCGCCCCTCCCCGTATTACAAAGGTTGGCCGCCACCCCCCATCGCGCGGCATTCTTGCCCGGCCTGCTCGCCGCCCTGCTACTGCTGGCGGTCTGGAGCAGCGAATTGCTGCTGCGCCAGCAAGGCGCCAGCCTGCACCGCGAGCTCAGCCCGCTGCAGGCGCACGCGGCGCTGATGCTGTACGGCCTGTTTCCGTTTTTCATGACCGGCTTCATCCTGACCGCCGCGCCGCGCTGGCTGAACGCCGCCTCGCCGGCACGCTGGCGCTGCGTGCTGATCCCGCTGCTGCTGTTCACCGCCCTGCTCTGCGCACTGGCGGCACTGCCCGGCTCGCACTACTGGCTGGCTGCCGCCGCACTGCTGTGGCTGGCGGCGCTGGCGCTGCTGGCGCAGACCATGCAGCAACTGCTTCGCCAGAGCAGCGTCAGCGACCGCCTGCACGCGCAGGCGGTACTGGCCGCGCTGCTGGCCGGCTGCGGTGGCCTGCTGGCGATGCTGTACTGGCTGCTGGCCGACGTGGCGGCGGCGTGGTGGTGGATGCGCAACCTGGCGCTGTGGGGTTTCCTGTTGCCGGTCTTCCTCGCCGTCAGCCACCGCATGCTGCCGTTCTTCACCCAGAGCGTGATTGCGCCCTACCAGGTGTGGCGGCCGCGCTGGCTGCTGCTGGCACTACTGGGCGGCAGCTGGCTGTACGGCGTGCTTGCCATTGCCCAGTTGCCGCTGTGGCCGGCAAGCCTGCTGTTGTGCGGCCTCAGCGCCACCTGCCTCTATCGCTGGCAGTCGTGGCGCAGTCGCAGCGTGCCCCTGCTGGCCATGTTGCACCTCGCCTTTGCCTGGCTGCCGCTGGCCTTCCTGCTGCTGACGCTGGCCGATTTCGGTCTGGTGTCGTCGCTGGCCGGACTACACGCGGTGACGGTCGGCTTCTTCATCACCATGCTGGTCGGCTTCGCCTCGCGAGTGATGCTGGGCCATGCCGGTCATCCGCTGCAGGCCAGCCGCGGCCTGTGGTGGCTGTACCTGCTGCTGCACGGCGTGGCGCTACTGCGCGTCAGCGCCGACCTGCTGCCGGCGTTCGCCCTGCGCGGCTATGTGCTGGCGGCGCTGAGCCTGCTCGTGGGCCTGCTCGGCTGGGCCTGGTTCGGCCTGCCGCTGCTGGCGAAAAAGCGGGCCGACGGCAAGCCGGGCTAG
- a CDS encoding transporter substrate-binding domain-containing protein: MNKRSIAVLALLAASSQSVLAEEPLRIVTEGTFPPYSMTRADGSLTGFDVDIAKALCSEMKMKCEIKANDFEGMIPGLIAKKFDVAVASMAITEERKKAVAFSDKYQGGYSTLIGKTGQKLDGTPAGMKGKTIGIQQGTIQANYARAKYQPAGVRLSTYSTVENAFLDVVSGRIDALMIDVGGAYELKKSPKGKLVEMFGPKMNDVKYFGTGSGIAVRKADKALLGRINAALKTILANGSYKKINDQYFDYNQYD; encoded by the coding sequence ATGAACAAGCGATCAATAGCAGTACTGGCACTGCTTGCTGCCAGCAGCCAGAGCGTATTGGCCGAAGAGCCGCTGCGCATCGTGACGGAAGGGACTTTTCCGCCGTACAGCATGACCCGGGCCGACGGCAGCCTGACCGGCTTTGATGTCGATATTGCCAAGGCACTGTGCAGTGAAATGAAGATGAAGTGCGAGATCAAGGCGAATGATTTTGAAGGCATGATCCCCGGGCTGATCGCGAAGAAATTCGATGTGGCCGTGGCCTCGATGGCGATTACCGAGGAGCGCAAGAAAGCCGTGGCGTTCAGCGACAAATATCAGGGTGGCTACAGCACCCTGATCGGCAAGACCGGCCAGAAGCTGGATGGCACGCCAGCAGGCATGAAGGGCAAGACCATCGGCATCCAGCAGGGCACCATTCAGGCGAACTATGCCCGGGCGAAATATCAGCCGGCAGGTGTCAGGCTCAGCACTTACAGCACGGTCGAGAATGCGTTCCTCGATGTGGTTAGCGGCCGCATCGATGCCTTGATGATCGATGTGGGTGGTGCCTATGAATTGAAGAAAAGCCCGAAAGGCAAGCTGGTCGAGATGTTCGGTCCGAAAATGAACGATGTGAAATATTTCGGCACCGGCTCCGGTATTGCCGTGCGCAAGGCAGACAAAGCCCTGCTGGGCAGGATCAACGCCGCGCTGAAGACCATTCTGGCAAACGGCAGCTACAAGAAGATCAACGACCAGTATTTCGACTACAACCAGTACGACTGA
- the astA gene encoding arginine N-succinyltransferase yields MMVIRPVKASDLDGLMELARSAGVGLTSLPVNEERLSARIARSEKSFSGEADLAERGYVFVLEDTASGRVGGICALEAAVGLKEPWYNYRVGTIVHASEELDVYTRHETLFLSNDHTGYSELCTLFLHPDFRVNKNGGLLSKSRFLFLAQFPEMFGKVVVAEMRGVSDAAGNSPFWEALGRHFFSMEFAQADYLTGVGQKAFVAELMPKFPVYIDFLPQDAQAVIGQTHDNTRPAVAMLHSEGFRYEGYVDIFDAGPTVQAYTRDIRAVRDSRLLAANVDDSAESAATGFYLVSNTGFDGFRVLLAELAPGADSVKLSAEQAATLNIKQGDVVRVVALSPKETA; encoded by the coding sequence ATGATGGTGATTCGCCCGGTCAAGGCGTCCGATCTGGACGGCCTGATGGAGCTGGCGCGCAGCGCCGGCGTAGGTCTGACCTCGTTGCCGGTGAACGAAGAGCGCCTCAGCGCCCGTATCGCCCGCTCCGAGAAAAGCTTCAGCGGCGAGGCCGATCTGGCCGAACGCGGCTACGTGTTCGTGCTGGAAGACACCGCCAGTGGCCGTGTCGGCGGCATCTGCGCGCTGGAGGCGGCAGTCGGCCTGAAAGAGCCGTGGTACAACTACCGTGTCGGTACCATCGTCCATGCCTCGGAAGAGCTGGATGTTTACACCCGTCACGAAACGCTGTTCCTGTCCAACGACCACACCGGCTACTCCGAGCTGTGCACGCTGTTCCTGCACCCGGATTTCCGCGTCAACAAGAACGGCGGCCTGCTGTCCAAGAGCCGCTTCCTGTTCCTGGCGCAGTTCCCGGAAATGTTCGGCAAGGTGGTGGTGGCGGAGATGCGCGGCGTGTCCGACGCCGCCGGCAACTCGCCGTTCTGGGAAGCGCTCGGCCGCCACTTCTTCTCGATGGAATTCGCGCAGGCCGATTACCTGACCGGCGTCGGCCAGAAGGCTTTCGTCGCCGAGCTGATGCCGAAATTCCCGGTCTACATCGACTTCCTGCCGCAGGACGCGCAGGCGGTGATCGGCCAGACCCACGACAACACCCGCCCGGCGGTGGCGATGCTGCACAGCGAAGGCTTCCGCTACGAAGGCTACGTCGACATCTTCGACGCCGGCCCGACGGTGCAGGCCTACACCCGCGACATCCGCGCGGTGCGCGACAGCCGCCTGCTGGCGGCCAACGTTGACGACAGCGCGGAAAGCGCGGCCACCGGCTTCTATCTGGTGTCCAACACCGGCTTTGACGGCTTCCGCGTGCTGCTGGCCGAACTGGCGCCGGGCGCGGACAGCGTCAAGCTGAGCGCGGAACAGGCGGCAACACTGAATATCAAGCAGGGCGATGTGGTGCGTGTGGTGGCACTGTCGCCGAAGGAGACTGCATAA
- the speA gene encoding arginine decarboxylase: protein MAWTVADSRSLYGIRHWGAGYFNVGESGCVKVRPNANHQREINLYELAHTLSDKGLDMPLLVRFPDILQDRVTRLCRAFDNAIAGIGYDNQYTAIYPIKVNQQEAVVKSIIATPDVSIGLEAGSKPELMAVLALAPKGCTIICNGYKDRDYIRLALIGQRLGHQVFLVIEKESEVDLLIEESLKLGVKANIGLRVRLSSLASSKWADTGGDKGKFGLSAGQLISAVDKLVAAGHGDTVRLMHFHMGSQIANIADYRAGFREAIRYFSELRALGLPVDHVDVGGGLGVDYDGTHSRNASSINYDMDEYAQVIVSMLHEFCAENDIPHPRILSESGRAMTAHHAVLMMNVTDVERLPDTMPQIDDVSLLAKPVAKLFELMSLTDAEMVTETYYRASHLASEVSDMYAEGRLTLKEKAVAEQLHAALCRRLLSQLTASQRSQRQVFDDLTDRLADKYFCNFSVFQSLPDTWAIDQVLPIMPIHRLNEQPTRRAVLQDLTCDSDGKVKQYVDEQSIESSMPVHEVKPGEEYLIAVFLVGAYQEILGDMHNLFGDTDSVNVYVREGGRLSYEGVEEHDTIEDMLRYVHLSPEEILNCYEAKARTAGLSAEERSSYFAEFCRGLKQSSYLNV, encoded by the coding sequence ATGGCTTGGACTGTGGCAGATAGCCGGAGCCTCTACGGCATCCGGCATTGGGGGGCTGGCTATTTCAACGTCGGCGAGAGCGGTTGCGTCAAGGTGCGTCCTAACGCCAACCATCAGCGCGAAATCAATCTGTACGAACTGGCTCACACGCTGTCGGACAAGGGTCTGGACATGCCGCTGCTGGTGCGTTTCCCGGACATCCTGCAAGACCGCGTCACCCGCCTGTGCCGCGCGTTTGACAACGCCATCGCCGGCATCGGCTACGACAACCAGTACACCGCGATCTACCCGATCAAGGTCAACCAGCAGGAGGCGGTGGTCAAAAGCATCATCGCCACCCCTGATGTGTCCATCGGCCTCGAAGCCGGCTCCAAGCCGGAACTGATGGCGGTACTGGCGCTGGCGCCCAAGGGCTGCACCATCATCTGCAACGGCTACAAGGACCGCGACTACATCCGTCTGGCACTGATCGGCCAGCGTCTGGGCCACCAGGTGTTCCTGGTGATCGAGAAGGAGTCCGAGGTCGATCTGCTGATCGAGGAAAGCCTGAAGCTGGGCGTGAAGGCCAATATCGGCCTGCGCGTGCGGCTGTCGTCGCTGGCGTCCAGCAAGTGGGCAGACACCGGTGGTGACAAGGGCAAGTTTGGCCTGTCCGCCGGCCAGCTGATTTCGGCGGTGGACAAGCTGGTGGCCGCCGGCCACGGTGACACCGTGCGCCTGATGCACTTCCACATGGGCTCGCAGATCGCCAACATCGCCGACTACCGTGCCGGCTTCCGCGAGGCGATCCGCTACTTCTCCGAGCTGCGCGCGCTGGGCCTGCCGGTCGATCACGTCGATGTCGGCGGTGGTCTGGGCGTCGACTACGACGGCACCCACTCGCGCAATGCCAGCTCCATCAACTACGACATGGACGAGTACGCGCAGGTGATCGTGTCGATGCTGCACGAATTCTGCGCCGAGAACGACATCCCGCATCCGCGCATCCTGTCCGAATCCGGCCGCGCGATGACCGCGCACCACGCGGTGCTGATGATGAACGTCACCGACGTCGAGCGCTTGCCGGACACCATGCCGCAGATCGACGACGTCAGCCTGCTGGCCAAGCCGGTGGCTAAGCTGTTCGAACTGATGAGCCTCACCGACGCCGAAATGGTGACCGAGACCTACTACCGCGCCAGCCACCTGGCGTCGGAAGTGTCGGACATGTACGCCGAAGGCCGTCTGACGCTGAAGGAAAAGGCCGTCGCCGAACAGCTGCACGCCGCGCTGTGCCGCCGCCTGCTGTCGCAGCTGACCGCCAGCCAGCGTTCGCAGCGCCAGGTGTTCGACGACCTGACCGACCGTCTGGCCGACAAGTACTTCTGCAACTTCTCGGTGTTCCAGAGCCTGCCGGATACCTGGGCCATCGACCAGGTGCTGCCGATCATGCCTATCCACCGCCTCAACGAACAGCCGACACGACGTGCGGTGCTGCAGGACCTGACCTGCGATTCCGACGGCAAGGTCAAGCAGTACGTCGACGAGCAGAGCATCGAGTCCAGCATGCCGGTGCACGAGGTGAAGCCGGGCGAGGAGTACCTGATCGCGGTGTTCCTGGTCGGCGCCTACCAGGAAATCCTGGGCGACATGCACAACCTGTTCGGCGATACCGACTCGGTCAACGTCTACGTGCGCGAAGGTGGCCGCCTGTCGTACGAGGGGGTGGAGGAGCACGACACCATCGAGGACATGCTGCGCTACGTGCACCTGTCGCCGGAGGAAATCCTCAACTGCTACGAAGCCAAGGCGCGTACCGCCGGCCTGAGTGCGGAAGAGCGCTCCAGCTACTTCGCCGAATTCTGCCGCGGTCTGAAGCAGTCGTCGTATCTGAACGTCTGA
- a CDS encoding aminotransferase-like domain-containing protein, producing MSLQLDAFSGSLIERIAAAVQDAVHRRQWRAGEQVPSIRQFAASHGVSTFTVVEAYDRLVADGVLIARRGDGFYVRPRAGSGQVAAPRQPQKTADAYWLIDNHFNPADSDRQPGSGWLPADWYDQNGLARSLRALGRDPQPPAHYGDPMGLLRLRQTLAANLGAQGLPATPDNILLTQGASQALQLVIKMLVNSGDVVLVDDPGYCNLITLLKMAGARVIGVPWTAHGPDSAQLAQLMQAHQPRAFFTNPRLHNPTGASYDHATAHRVLQLAEQHACWVVEDDVSAALAEPGSTPLQALAGTQRVIHIGSVSKTLAPSLRVGYVVANDEVIDALVNHKMLTGLTSSLINEQLAQSMLTDGSCRRRLQKLRDRLLAANLAARSGFEALGWPVFAEPAPSLFAWVQLPPALDAVRCTEAALQQDILLAPGVLFRVQPEATPWLRCNVAHLVPEVFAFFASCDGTQ from the coding sequence ATGTCCTTGCAACTGGATGCCTTCAGCGGCTCGCTCATCGAACGCATCGCTGCAGCAGTACAGGATGCCGTGCACCGCCGGCAATGGCGCGCCGGCGAACAGGTGCCGTCCATTCGCCAGTTTGCCGCCAGCCACGGCGTCAGCACCTTCACCGTGGTGGAAGCCTACGACCGGCTGGTTGCCGACGGCGTATTGATTGCACGGCGCGGCGACGGCTTTTACGTACGGCCGCGAGCCGGAAGTGGCCAGGTTGCCGCTCCGCGCCAACCGCAAAAAACCGCCGATGCCTACTGGCTGATCGACAACCACTTCAACCCCGCCGATAGCGATCGCCAGCCGGGCAGCGGCTGGTTACCCGCAGACTGGTACGACCAGAACGGGCTGGCCCGCAGTCTGCGCGCCCTCGGCCGCGACCCGCAGCCGCCGGCCCACTATGGCGACCCGATGGGGCTGTTGCGCCTGCGACAAACCCTGGCCGCCAACCTTGGCGCCCAGGGCCTGCCGGCGACACCCGACAATATCCTGCTGACGCAGGGCGCCAGCCAGGCGCTGCAACTGGTTATCAAGATGCTGGTAAATAGTGGCGACGTGGTACTGGTAGACGATCCCGGTTACTGCAACCTGATCACCCTGCTGAAGATGGCCGGCGCCCGCGTCATCGGCGTACCGTGGACCGCGCACGGCCCCGACTCCGCGCAACTGGCGCAGCTGATGCAGGCACACCAGCCGCGCGCCTTTTTCACCAACCCACGCCTGCACAACCCGACCGGTGCCAGCTACGATCACGCCACCGCCCATCGCGTGCTGCAACTGGCCGAGCAGCACGCCTGCTGGGTGGTGGAGGACGATGTGTCCGCCGCGCTGGCCGAGCCGGGCAGCACACCGCTGCAGGCACTGGCCGGCACCCAGCGCGTCATCCATATCGGCAGCGTCTCGAAAACACTGGCACCGTCCTTGCGAGTCGGCTATGTGGTGGCCAACGACGAGGTGATCGACGCCCTCGTCAACCACAAGATGCTGACCGGACTGACTTCGTCACTGATCAACGAGCAGCTGGCACAGTCCATGCTGACCGATGGCAGCTGCCGCCGGCGCTTGCAGAAACTGCGCGATCGCCTGCTGGCGGCCAACCTTGCCGCCAGAAGCGGCTTCGAGGCACTGGGCTGGCCGGTATTTGCCGAACCGGCTCCCAGCCTGTTTGCCTGGGTACAGCTCCCGCCGGCACTGGATGCGGTCCGCTGCACCGAAGCGGCATTGCAGCAAGACATCCTGCTGGCACCGGGCGTGCTGTTCCGGGTACAGCCGGAGGCCACGCCGTGGCTGCGCTGCAATGTCGCCCATCTGGTACCGGAGGTGTTTGCCTTCTTCGCGAGCTGCGATGGCACACAATAA